In a genomic window of Streptomyces noursei ATCC 11455:
- a CDS encoding UDP-N-acetylmuramoyl-L-alanyl-D-glutamate--2,6-diaminopimelate ligase, whose protein sequence is MTTITPDGPQLPGDRTPAEPSLRPEPVLPGTLTAVSQADQSPKPQHAEKGGPGRYPGAPRPQEVRPTPLADLAQQLAIPVPDAVRRPGASNGSAGAVDAAHVMVTGITHDSRAVRPGDIYAALPGARLHGADFVAQAADLGAAAILTDPSGAERAAATGLPVLAVDDPRGRMGALAASIYGAPGEDLLQIGITGTSGKTTTAYLIEGGLRAAAAKEADGGGGHRVGGLTGLIGTVESRIGDERLKSERTTPEATDLQALFAVMRERGVRSVAMEVSSHALVLGRVDGCVFDVAVFNNLSPEHMEFHSGMEDYFQAKAQLFTRARSKAGVVNLDDEYGRRLAAGESEVPVTTFSAEGHPDADWRAADVEIGALGSTFTVHGPGGVTLRAASPIAGPFNVSNALAAITALAVAGIDPQTAADGVAAIPGVPGRLERVDVGQPYLAVVDYAHKTDAVESVLRALRKVTTGKVHAVLGCGGDRDPHKRMPMGAAVARLADTAVLTSDNPRSEDPLAILATMLAGAAEVPVHERGTVLVEEDRAAAVAAAVARAEPGDTVIVAGKGHEQGQDIAGVVRPFDDRQVLRAAIESAMAAQKSQQSQQPNHQG, encoded by the coding sequence GTGACGACGATCACTCCCGACGGCCCGCAGCTGCCCGGCGACAGAACCCCGGCGGAGCCCTCACTTCGCCCCGAGCCCGTTCTGCCCGGTACGCTCACCGCCGTGTCACAAGCTGATCAGTCCCCGAAACCCCAGCACGCGGAGAAGGGCGGCCCCGGCAGATATCCGGGTGCGCCGCGCCCCCAGGAGGTCCGTCCCACCCCCCTGGCGGACCTCGCCCAGCAGCTGGCGATCCCGGTCCCGGACGCCGTGCGGCGCCCCGGTGCGAGCAACGGCTCCGCCGGAGCGGTCGACGCCGCGCATGTCATGGTCACCGGCATCACCCACGACTCCCGTGCGGTCCGCCCCGGCGACATCTACGCCGCGCTGCCCGGCGCCCGTCTGCACGGCGCCGACTTCGTCGCCCAGGCCGCCGACCTCGGCGCCGCCGCGATCCTGACCGACCCGTCGGGCGCCGAGCGGGCCGCCGCGACCGGTCTGCCGGTCCTGGCCGTCGACGACCCGCGCGGGCGGATGGGTGCCCTGGCCGCCTCGATCTACGGGGCGCCGGGCGAGGACCTCCTCCAGATCGGTATCACCGGCACCTCCGGCAAGACCACCACCGCGTACCTCATCGAGGGCGGGCTGCGGGCCGCGGCCGCCAAGGAGGCCGACGGCGGTGGCGGGCACCGGGTGGGCGGTCTGACCGGCCTGATCGGCACCGTCGAGTCCCGGATCGGCGACGAGCGCCTGAAGTCCGAGCGGACCACCCCCGAGGCCACCGACCTCCAGGCGCTGTTCGCGGTGATGCGCGAGCGCGGCGTCCGCTCGGTCGCCATGGAGGTCTCCAGCCACGCACTGGTGCTCGGCCGGGTCGACGGCTGCGTCTTCGACGTCGCGGTCTTCAACAACCTCAGCCCGGAGCACATGGAGTTCCACTCCGGCATGGAGGACTACTTCCAGGCCAAGGCCCAGCTGTTCACCAGGGCGCGCAGCAAGGCCGGCGTGGTCAACCTCGACGACGAGTACGGCCGCCGGCTGGCCGCCGGCGAGTCCGAGGTCCCGGTCACCACCTTCTCCGCCGAGGGCCACCCGGACGCCGACTGGCGCGCCGCCGACGTCGAGATCGGCGCGCTCGGCTCGACCTTCACCGTGCACGGCCCCGGCGGCGTGACGCTGCGCGCCGCCAGCCCGATCGCCGGCCCGTTCAACGTCTCCAACGCGCTGGCCGCGATCACCGCGCTGGCCGTCGCCGGCATCGACCCGCAGACCGCGGCCGACGGCGTCGCCGCGATCCCGGGCGTCCCCGGCCGCCTGGAGCGCGTGGACGTCGGCCAGCCCTACCTGGCGGTCGTCGACTACGCGCACAAGACGGACGCCGTCGAATCGGTTCTGCGGGCCCTGCGCAAGGTCACCACCGGCAAGGTGCACGCCGTACTCGGCTGCGGCGGCGACCGCGACCCGCACAAGCGGATGCCGATGGGCGCCGCGGTCGCCCGGCTCGCCGACACCGCCGTGCTGACCTCCGACAACCCCCGCTCCGAGGACCCGCTCGCGATCCTCGCCACCATGCTCGCGGGCGCCGCCGAGGTGCCCGTCCACGAGCGCGGCACCGTCCTGGTCGAAGAGGACCGGGCCGCCGCCGTCGCCGCCGCCGTCGCCCGCGCCGAACCCGGGGACACCGTGATCGTCGCGGGCAAGGGCCACGAACAGGGACAGGACATCGCCGGAGTGGTACGCCCCTTCGACGACCGCCAGGTGCTGCGCGCCGCGATCGAATCCGCGATGGCAGCGCAGAAGTCGCAGCAGTCACAGCAGCCGAACCACCAGGGATGA
- a CDS encoding UDP-N-acetylmuramoyl-tripeptide--D-alanyl-D-alanine ligase produces MISLSLAEIASIVGGQQHDIPDPDREVTGPVVSDSRAVRPGGLFVAFAGERVDGHDFAVGAVEAGAVAVLAARPVGVPAIVVDDVVAALGALARAVVNMSGATVVGLTGSAGKTSTKDLIAQLLQRHGPTVWPEGNLNNEIGLPLTALRAEDTTRHLVLEMGARGIGHIRYLAGLTPPRIGLVLNVGTAHLGEFGGREQIAQAKGELVESLPVAEDGGVAVLNADDPYVRAMASRTKARTVFFGESADAAIRAENVRLNGLGQPSFTLHTPSGCSDVTMRLYGEHHVSNALAAAAVAHELGMPVDEIAAALSEAGTLSRWRMEVTERADGVTVVNDAYNANPESMRAALRALVAMGAAGRARGGRTWAVLGEMAELGEESLAEHDAVGRLVVRLNVSKLVAVGGREAAWLDMGAKNEGSWGEESVHVSDARAAIDLLRRELRPGDVVLVKASRSVGLERVAAALLDGEDGSAAKGGAASR; encoded by the coding sequence GTGATCTCCCTGTCCCTCGCCGAGATCGCGAGCATCGTCGGCGGGCAGCAGCACGACATACCGGACCCGGACCGCGAGGTCACCGGGCCGGTCGTGTCGGACTCCCGGGCGGTCCGCCCGGGTGGCCTGTTCGTTGCGTTCGCCGGTGAGCGCGTCGACGGCCACGACTTCGCCGTCGGTGCCGTGGAAGCCGGTGCGGTGGCCGTCCTCGCGGCCCGCCCGGTCGGCGTCCCGGCGATCGTCGTCGACGACGTCGTCGCAGCTCTCGGCGCACTCGCCCGGGCCGTCGTGAACATGTCGGGCGCCACCGTCGTCGGTCTGACCGGCTCGGCCGGCAAGACCAGCACCAAGGACCTGATCGCCCAGCTCCTCCAGCGGCACGGTCCGACGGTGTGGCCGGAAGGCAACCTCAACAACGAGATCGGGCTGCCGCTCACCGCGCTGCGCGCCGAGGACACCACCCGGCACCTCGTGCTGGAGATGGGCGCCCGCGGCATCGGCCACATCCGCTACCTCGCCGGGCTGACCCCGCCCCGGATCGGGTTGGTCCTCAACGTCGGCACCGCGCACCTCGGCGAGTTCGGCGGCCGCGAGCAGATCGCCCAGGCCAAGGGCGAGCTCGTCGAGTCGTTGCCGGTGGCGGAGGACGGCGGCGTGGCGGTGCTCAATGCGGACGATCCGTACGTCCGGGCCATGGCGTCCCGTACGAAGGCCCGTACGGTCTTCTTCGGCGAGTCCGCGGACGCCGCGATCCGCGCCGAGAATGTCCGGCTCAACGGCCTCGGACAGCCCTCCTTCACGCTTCACACACCCTCCGGGTGCAGTGATGTGACCATGCGGCTGTACGGTGAGCACCACGTGTCGAACGCGCTCGCCGCGGCCGCCGTCGCCCATGAGTTGGGCATGCCCGTGGACGAGATCGCCGCCGCGCTCTCCGAAGCCGGCACGCTCTCCCGCTGGCGGATGGAGGTCACCGAGCGCGCGGACGGCGTGACGGTCGTCAACGACGCCTACAACGCGAACCCCGAGTCCATGCGAGCGGCGCTGCGTGCGCTGGTCGCCATGGGCGCCGCCGGCAGGGCGCGGGGGGGCCGGACGTGGGCGGTGCTCGGTGAGATGGCCGAGCTGGGCGAGGAGTCACTCGCCGAACACGACGCGGTCGGGCGGCTGGTCGTCCGGCTCAACGTCAGCAAGCTCGTGGCGGTCGGCGGCAGGGAAGCGGCCTGGCTCGACATGGGCGCCAAGAACGAGGGTTCGTGGGGTGAGGAGTCGGTGCACGTGTCCGACGCGCGGGCGGCGATCGACCTGTTGCGCAGGGAGCTGCGACCGGGAGACGTCGTGCTGGTGAAGGCGTCCAGGTCGGTGGGCCTGGAGCGGGTGGCCGCGGCATTGCTGGACGGCGAGGACGGTTCCGCTGCGAAGGGCGGAGCCGCGTCCCGATGA
- the mraY gene encoding phospho-N-acetylmuramoyl-pentapeptide-transferase, which translates to MKQILFSGMIGLFLTLIGTPLLIKLLAKKGYGQFIRDDGPRTHGSKKGTPTMGGISFILATIIAYALTKVITSSHPTFSGVLVLFLFAGMGLVGFLDDYIKIVKQRSLGLRAKAKMAGQLIVGIAFAVLSLQFADLRGATPASDRLSFTQDFGWQIGPVLFVIWALFMILAMSNGVNLTDGLDGLATGASVMVFGAYTFIGIWQYQESCANQITAGPGCYEVRDPLDLAVVASALMGACFGFLWWNTSPAKIFMGDTGSLALGGALAGLAICSRTELLLAILGGLFVLITMSVVIQVGSFRMTGKRVFRMAPLQHHFELKGWSEVLVVVRFWIIQGMCVIVGLGIFYGGWQAAK; encoded by the coding sequence ATGAAGCAGATCCTCTTCTCCGGGATGATCGGGCTCTTCCTGACCCTGATCGGTACCCCGCTGCTGATCAAACTGCTGGCCAAGAAGGGCTACGGGCAGTTCATCCGCGATGACGGCCCCCGCACCCACGGCAGCAAGAAGGGCACGCCCACCATGGGCGGCATCTCCTTCATCCTGGCCACGATCATCGCCTACGCCCTGACGAAGGTGATCACCTCCAGCCACCCGACCTTCTCGGGTGTCCTGGTGCTCTTCCTCTTCGCGGGCATGGGTCTGGTCGGCTTCCTCGACGACTACATCAAGATCGTCAAGCAGCGGTCGCTGGGCCTGCGGGCCAAGGCGAAGATGGCCGGTCAGCTGATCGTCGGCATCGCCTTCGCGGTGCTCTCGCTCCAGTTCGCCGACCTGCGGGGCGCGACCCCGGCCTCCGACCGGCTCTCCTTCACCCAGGACTTCGGCTGGCAGATCGGCCCGGTGCTCTTCGTCATCTGGGCGCTGTTCATGATCCTGGCGATGTCCAACGGCGTGAACCTCACCGACGGCCTCGACGGCCTGGCCACCGGTGCCTCGGTGATGGTCTTCGGCGCCTACACCTTCATCGGCATCTGGCAGTACCAGGAGTCCTGCGCCAACCAGATCACCGCCGGACCCGGCTGTTACGAGGTCCGCGATCCACTCGACCTCGCGGTGGTCGCCTCCGCCCTGATGGGCGCCTGCTTCGGCTTCCTGTGGTGGAACACCTCGCCCGCCAAGATCTTCATGGGCGACACCGGCTCGCTGGCACTGGGCGGCGCGCTCGCCGGCCTCGCGATCTGCTCCCGCACGGAGCTGCTGCTGGCCATCCTGGGCGGTCTGTTCGTCCTGATCACCATGTCCGTGGTCATCCAGGTCGGCTCGTTCCGCATGACCGGCAAGCGGGTCTTCCGGATGGCGCCACTCCAACACCACTTCGAACTCAAGGGGTGGTCCGAAGTCCTTGTGGTGGTCCGCTTCTGGATCATCCAGGGCATGTGCGTGATCGTCGGTCTGGGCATCTTCTACGGCGGCTGGCAGGCGGCGAAGTGA
- the murD gene encoding UDP-N-acetylmuramoyl-L-alanine--D-glutamate ligase: MTVYDPQDLHDFAGRHITVAGLGVSGVPAARALAGLGARVTVVNGTDGERERAQAAELEQLGVTVRLGDGETLPEGTEVVVTSPGWKPTSPLFLAAEQAGVPVWGDVELAWRLRGPDAAPWLAVTGTNGKTTTVRMLASILGAAGLRTAAVGNIGVPLVDVVLGEGRTEDTSYDVLAVELSSYQLHWAPSVRAHSAAVLNLAPDHLDWHGSMAAYAADKGRIYEGNTVACVYNVADPATEDLVREADVEEGCRAIGFTLGTPGPSQLGIVDDILVDRAFVENRQRQAQELAEVADIAPASGKPAPHNIANALAAAALARAFGVPAAAVREGLRSFHPDAHRIQHVADVAGVSYIDDSKATNTHAAEASLAAYEHIVWIAGGLAKGATFDELVRTAAGRLRGVVLIGADRALIREALTRHAPDVPVVDLDRTDTGAMSEAVREAARLAEPGDTVLLAPACASMDMFVNYNKRGEAFADAVGELAAAGH, translated from the coding sequence GTGACCGTGTACGACCCGCAGGACCTCCACGACTTCGCCGGTCGGCACATCACCGTGGCCGGCCTCGGCGTGAGCGGCGTCCCCGCCGCCCGCGCCCTGGCCGGCCTCGGCGCCCGCGTCACCGTCGTCAACGGCACCGACGGTGAACGCGAACGGGCCCAGGCGGCCGAACTGGAGCAGCTGGGGGTCACCGTCCGGCTCGGTGACGGGGAGACCCTCCCCGAGGGCACCGAGGTGGTCGTGACCTCCCCCGGGTGGAAGCCCACCAGCCCGCTCTTCCTGGCCGCCGAGCAGGCCGGCGTCCCGGTCTGGGGCGACGTCGAGCTGGCCTGGAGGCTGCGCGGCCCGGACGCCGCGCCCTGGCTGGCGGTCACCGGCACCAACGGCAAGACCACCACCGTGCGGATGCTGGCCTCGATCCTGGGCGCGGCCGGCCTGCGCACCGCCGCGGTCGGCAACATCGGCGTCCCGCTGGTGGACGTCGTGCTGGGCGAGGGTCGCACGGAGGACACGTCCTACGACGTCCTCGCCGTCGAGCTCTCCAGCTACCAGCTGCACTGGGCACCCTCGGTGCGGGCGCACTCCGCGGCCGTCCTCAACCTCGCCCCGGACCACTTGGACTGGCACGGCTCCATGGCCGCGTACGCCGCCGACAAGGGCCGGATCTACGAGGGCAACACCGTCGCCTGCGTCTACAACGTCGCCGACCCCGCCACCGAGGACCTGGTCCGCGAGGCCGACGTGGAGGAGGGCTGCCGGGCCATCGGCTTCACCCTCGGCACCCCCGGCCCGTCCCAACTGGGCATCGTCGACGACATCCTCGTCGACCGCGCCTTCGTGGAGAACCGGCAGCGGCAGGCCCAGGAGCTCGCCGAGGTCGCGGACATCGCCCCCGCCTCCGGGAAGCCGGCCCCGCACAACATCGCCAACGCGCTGGCCGCCGCGGCGCTGGCCCGCGCCTTCGGCGTCCCGGCCGCCGCGGTGCGCGAGGGACTGCGGTCCTTCCACCCGGACGCGCACCGCATCCAGCACGTCGCGGACGTCGCCGGGGTCTCCTACATCGACGACTCCAAGGCCACCAACACCCACGCCGCCGAGGCGTCGTTGGCGGCGTACGAGCACATCGTGTGGATCGCCGGCGGCCTGGCGAAGGGCGCCACCTTCGACGAGCTGGTGCGCACCGCCGCCGGGCGGCTGCGCGGGGTGGTCCTCATCGGCGCCGACCGGGCGCTGATCCGCGAAGCGCTGACGCGACACGCCCCCGATGTCCCGGTTGTCGACCTCGACCGGACCGACACTGGGGCGATGTCCGAGGCGGTCAGGGAGGCGGCCCGCCTGGCCGAGCCCGGCGACACCGTGCTGCTGGCCCCGGCCTGTGCCTCGATGGACATGTTCGTCAATTACAACAAGCGGGGCGAGGCGTTCGCCGACGCGGTGGGCGAACTGGCCGCCGCGGGTCACTAG
- the ftsW gene encoding putative lipid II flippase FtsW, translating into MTARSAKPAPPRPARRTPAKVRPPRAGRRPAGPQGFLTRARRAWDRPLTAYYLILGAPLLITVLGLVMVYSASQIKALQSGLAPSYFFRKQLLAAAIGGGLLLLASRMPVRRHRALAYPLLAGSVFLLGLVQIPGIGVAVNGNQNWISLGGPFQVQPSEFGKLALVLWAADLLARKEDKKLLTQWKHLLVPLTPVTFLLLGLIMLGGDMGTTIILTAILFGLLWLAGAPTRLFAGVLGAATVLSALLIKTSAHRMSRLACIGATDPGPGDQCWQAVHGIYALASGGLFGSGLGASMEKWGELPEPHTDFIFAITGEELGLAGTLSVLALFAALGYAGIRVAGRTEDPFVRYAAGGVTTWIMAQAVINMGAVLGLLPIAGVPLPLFSYGGSALLPTMFAVGLLIAFARDEPAARAALTARLARKPVSGRKPAGVRWKTMRRRVKRRPSGER; encoded by the coding sequence ATGACCGCCCGATCGGCGAAGCCGGCGCCACCGCGCCCGGCGCGCCGGACCCCCGCGAAGGTGCGCCCGCCGCGGGCGGGCCGGCGTCCGGCCGGCCCGCAAGGGTTCCTCACCCGGGCCAGGCGGGCCTGGGACCGCCCGTTGACGGCCTACTACCTCATCCTCGGCGCCCCGCTGCTGATCACCGTCCTCGGCCTGGTGATGGTCTACTCGGCCTCCCAGATCAAGGCCCTGCAGTCCGGCCTGGCGCCGTCGTACTTCTTCCGCAAACAACTGCTGGCGGCCGCCATCGGCGGCGGGCTGCTGCTGCTCGCGTCCCGTATGCCGGTGCGGCGGCACCGGGCGCTGGCCTACCCGCTGCTCGCCGGCTCGGTGTTCCTGCTCGGCCTGGTGCAGATCCCGGGCATCGGGGTCGCGGTCAACGGCAACCAGAACTGGATCAGCCTCGGCGGACCTTTCCAGGTGCAACCGAGCGAGTTCGGCAAGCTCGCGCTCGTCCTGTGGGCCGCCGACCTGCTCGCCCGCAAAGAGGACAAGAAGCTACTGACGCAGTGGAAGCATTTGCTGGTTCCGCTGACGCCGGTGACATTTCTCCTGCTCGGGCTGATCATGCTCGGCGGCGACATGGGCACCACGATCATCCTCACCGCGATCCTCTTCGGCCTGCTGTGGCTGGCCGGCGCCCCGACCCGGCTGTTCGCCGGGGTACTGGGCGCCGCGACCGTGCTCAGCGCGCTGTTGATCAAGACCAGCGCGCACCGGATGTCCCGCCTGGCCTGCATCGGGGCGACCGATCCGGGCCCCGGCGACCAGTGCTGGCAGGCCGTGCACGGCATCTATGCGCTGGCCTCCGGCGGACTCTTCGGTTCCGGCCTCGGGGCGAGTATGGAAAAATGGGGAGAACTCCCCGAACCGCACACCGACTTCATCTTCGCCATCACCGGGGAGGAACTGGGACTGGCGGGGACGCTGTCGGTGCTCGCCCTCTTCGCGGCTCTAGGCTATGCGGGTATCCGCGTGGCCGGACGCACGGAGGACCCCTTCGTACGGTACGCAGCGGGCGGTGTGACCACCTGGATCATGGCCCAGGCCGTGATCAACATGGGTGCGGTGCTCGGTCTCCTGCCGATCGCCGGTGTCCCGCTCCCGCTGTTCTCTTACGGGGGCTCCGCGCTGCTGCCGACGATGTTCGCCGTCGGGCTGCTGATCGCCTTCGCGCGTGACGAGCCCGCCGCACGGGCGGCGTTGACGGCTCGGTTGGCGCGGAAGCCGGTTTCCGGCAGGAAGCCGGCTGGGGTGAGATGGAAGACGATGAGACGGCGCGTTAAGAGGCGGCCGTCCGGAGAGCGGTGA
- the murG gene encoding undecaprenyldiphospho-muramoylpentapeptide beta-N-acetylglucosaminyltransferase, with translation MHVVLAGGGTAGHIEPALALADALRRQDPTVGITALGTEKGLETRLVPERGYELGLIPAVPLPRKPTPELITVPGRLRGTIKAAEQILERTKADCVVGFGGYVALPGYLAAKRLGVPIVVHEANARPGLANKIGSRYATYVAVSTPDSKLRGARYVGIPLRRSIATLDRAAVRPEARAAFGLDPNLPTLLVSGGSQGARRLNEVVQAAVPALQRSGIQVLHAVGPKNELPHVDNMPGMPPYIPVPYVDRMDLAYAAADMMLCRAGAMTVAELSAVGLPAAFVPLPIGNGEQRLNAQPLVNAGGGLLVDDAQLTPDWVQNNVLPVLGDPHRLYEMSRSASEFGRRDADELLVGMVYEAIEQHRK, from the coding sequence GTGCATGTCGTACTCGCCGGTGGGGGGACCGCCGGCCACATCGAGCCCGCGCTCGCCCTCGCGGACGCCCTGCGGAGGCAGGACCCGACCGTGGGGATCACGGCACTCGGCACGGAGAAGGGCCTGGAGACCCGCCTGGTCCCCGAGCGCGGTTACGAGCTCGGCCTGATCCCGGCGGTACCGCTGCCCCGTAAGCCCACCCCCGAACTGATCACCGTCCCCGGGCGGCTGCGCGGCACGATCAAGGCCGCCGAGCAGATCCTGGAGCGCACCAAGGCGGACTGCGTCGTCGGCTTCGGTGGCTATGTGGCGCTGCCCGGCTATCTGGCCGCCAAGCGGCTCGGGGTGCCGATCGTCGTCCACGAGGCCAACGCCCGGCCCGGCCTGGCCAACAAGATCGGCTCGCGGTACGCCACGTACGTCGCCGTCAGCACCCCGGACAGCAAGCTGCGCGGCGCCCGCTATGTCGGCATTCCGCTGCGCCGGTCCATCGCCACCCTGGACCGTGCCGCGGTCCGCCCCGAGGCGCGCGCCGCGTTCGGGCTCGACCCCAACCTGCCGACCCTGCTGGTGTCCGGCGGCTCCCAGGGCGCCCGCCGGCTGAACGAGGTCGTCCAGGCCGCCGTGCCGGCGCTCCAGCGCTCCGGTATCCAGGTGCTGCACGCGGTCGGGCCGAAGAACGAACTGCCGCACGTCGACAACATGCCGGGAATGCCCCCCTACATCCCGGTACCGTACGTGGACCGGATGGATCTCGCGTACGCCGCGGCCGACATGATGCTCTGCCGTGCGGGCGCGATGACCGTCGCCGAGTTGTCCGCCGTCGGGCTCCCGGCCGCCTTCGTCCCGCTGCCCATCGGCAACGGTGAGCAGCGGCTCAACGCCCAGCCGTTGGTCAACGCCGGCGGTGGCCTGCTGGTCGACGACGCCCAGCTGACCCCGGACTGGGTGCAGAACAACGTGCTCCCGGTGCTGGGCGATCCGCACCGGTTGTACGAGATGTCCCGCTCGGCCTCCGAGTTCGGCCGCCGGGACGCCGACGAGTTGCTGGTCGGCATGGTCTACGAGGCGATCGAGCAGCACCGCAAGTAG
- a CDS encoding cell division protein FtsQ/DivIB: MAGPTTARRGAKKSPSGPPPSRPSGGRRFRLPPLRLRRPRRRSVIIIAVVAALLGGFGAWALYGSDWLRLEEVHATGTDVLTPEEVVAAASAPMNAPLASVDTEAVRRRLLARLPRLKSVDVTRSWPHTLGLEVTERAPELLLQTNGRFVEVDGEGVRFATVSRALKGVPLLEMTVSDSPSLHRFGTGRLLRAAVTVARDLPAAVRKDVRTVRMRSYDSITLELAGDRTVMWGSSEQGAEKAKVLAGLMKAARDARHFDISVPSAPAVSGS; the protein is encoded by the coding sequence GTGGCCGGACCGACCACCGCCAGGCGCGGAGCGAAGAAGTCGCCGTCCGGCCCGCCCCCTTCGCGGCCGTCCGGCGGCCGGCGCTTCCGACTGCCGCCCCTGCGACTGCGCCGTCCGCGCCGTCGCAGTGTGATCATCATCGCGGTTGTGGCGGCGCTGCTGGGCGGGTTCGGCGCGTGGGCGCTCTACGGCTCGGACTGGCTCCGGCTGGAGGAGGTTCACGCCACGGGCACCGATGTGCTCACGCCGGAGGAGGTGGTCGCCGCCGCGTCCGCCCCCATGAACGCACCGCTCGCCTCCGTGGACACCGAAGCGGTGCGGCGCCGGCTGCTCGCCCGGCTCCCGCGCCTCAAGAGCGTTGACGTCACCCGGTCCTGGCCGCACACCCTCGGTCTGGAAGTGACCGAAAGGGCGCCGGAACTGCTGCTGCAAACGAACGGAAGGTTTGTGGAAGTGGACGGCGAGGGCGTCCGATTCGCCACGGTGAGTCGCGCCCTCAAGGGCGTCCCGCTTCTGGAAATGACCGTTTCCGATTCCCCGAGCCTGCACCGCTTCGGAACCGGCCGTTTGCTGCGCGCCGCGGTCACCGTCGCCCGGGACCTCCCGGCCGCGGTCCGCAAGGACGTGCGCACCGTCCGGATGCGTTCCTACGACTCCATCACCCTCGAACTCGCAGGTGATCGCACGGTGATGTGGGGCAGCAGCGAGCAGGGCGCCGAAAAGGCGAAGGTGCTGGCCGGCCTGATGAAGGCCGCGCGTGACGCGCGCCACTTCGACATCTCGGTCCCCAGCGCCCCCGCGGTGTCCGGGAGTTGA
- the ftsZ gene encoding cell division protein FtsZ gives MAAPQNYLAVIKVVGIGGGGVNAINRMIEVGLKGVEFIAINTDAQALLMSDADVKLDVGREMTRGLGAGANPDVGRKAAEDHREEIEEVLKGADMVFVTAGEGGGTGTGGAPVVANIARSLGALTIGVVTRPFTFEGRRRANQAEDGIASLREEVDTLIVIPNDRLLSISDRQVSVLDAFKSADQVLLSGVQGITDLITTPGLINLDFADVKSVMSEAGSALMGIGSARGDDRAVAAAEMAISSPLLEASIDGARGVLLSISGGSDLGLFEINEAAQLVSEAAHPEANIIFGAVIDDALGDEVRVTVIAAGFDGGQPPARRDAQQAGMPSPKREEPAPAPARPTVPPVEPPRTAPSFGGLGAVPQIRDEAPASSDSSSLGEVSTSPTGGPSVPPARPYSDSAAEELDVPDFLK, from the coding sequence GTGGCAGCACCGCAGAACTACCTCGCAGTCATCAAGGTCGTCGGCATCGGCGGCGGTGGCGTGAACGCCATCAACCGGATGATCGAGGTCGGGCTCAAGGGCGTCGAGTTCATCGCGATCAACACCGATGCGCAGGCGTTGCTGATGAGCGACGCCGACGTCAAGCTCGACGTCGGCCGCGAGATGACGCGCGGACTCGGCGCCGGCGCCAACCCGGATGTGGGCCGCAAGGCGGCCGAGGACCACCGCGAGGAGATCGAGGAGGTCCTCAAGGGGGCCGACATGGTCTTCGTGACCGCGGGCGAGGGCGGCGGCACCGGCACCGGCGGTGCCCCGGTCGTCGCCAACATCGCCCGCTCGCTGGGCGCCCTGACGATCGGTGTGGTCACCCGGCCGTTCACCTTCGAGGGCCGCCGCCGCGCCAACCAGGCCGAGGACGGCATCGCGAGCCTTCGCGAAGAGGTCGACACCCTCATCGTGATCCCCAACGACCGTCTGCTGTCCATCTCGGACCGCCAGGTGAGCGTGCTCGACGCGTTCAAGTCCGCGGACCAGGTGCTGCTGTCGGGTGTCCAGGGCATCACCGACCTGATCACCACCCCGGGTCTGATCAACCTCGACTTCGCCGACGTCAAGTCCGTGATGTCGGAGGCCGGCTCGGCGCTGATGGGCATCGGCTCGGCGCGCGGCGACGACCGTGCGGTGGCCGCGGCCGAGATGGCGATCTCCTCGCCGCTGCTGGAGGCGTCGATCGACGGCGCCCGCGGTGTGCTGCTCTCCATCTCCGGCGGCTCCGACCTCGGTCTCTTCGAGATCAACGAGGCCGCGCAGCTGGTCAGCGAGGCCGCGCACCCCGAGGCCAACATCATCTTCGGTGCGGTCATCGACGACGCGCTGGGCGACGAGGTCCGGGTGACCGTCATCGCCGCGGGCTTCGACGGCGGTCAGCCGCCGGCCCGCCGCGACGCCCAGCAGGCCGGGATGCCGTCCCCGAAGCGCGAGGAGCCCGCCCCGGCGCCGGCCCGTCCGACCGTTCCCCCGGTCGAGCCGCCGCGCACCGCACCGTCGTTCGGCGGTCTCGGCGCGGTCCCGCAGATCCGGGACGAGGCCCCGGCGTCGTCCGACTCCTCGTCGCTGGGCGAGGTGTCCACCTCGCCGACCGGCGGCCCCTCGGTTCCCCCGGCCCGTCCGTACTCGGACTCCGCGGCCGAGGAGCTGGACGTCCCCGACTTCCTGAAGTGA